One window from the genome of Streptomyces sp. WZ-12 encodes:
- the cydB gene encoding cytochrome d ubiquinol oxidase subunit II, with the protein MQLHDVWFVLIAFLWTGYFFLEGFDFGIGVLTKLLARDRREKRVLINTIGPVWDGNEVWLLSAGGATFAAFPDWYATLFSGFYLPLLLILVCLIVRGVAFEYRAKRPEERWQRNWEHAIFWTSLLPAVLWGVAFGNIVHGVQIDAHKEYVGTVFDLLNPYALLGGLVTLALFTFHGAVFASLKTVGDIRERARRMAGVLGLITAVLAVGFLGWTQADKGDGTSLIAMIVAVVALVAALGANRLGREGWAFAFSGITIVAAVAMLFLTLFPNVMPSTLNESWSLTVANASSSPYTLKIMTWCAGIAAPLVMLYQGWTYWVFRKRIGTQHIAETH; encoded by the coding sequence GTGCAACTCCACGACGTCTGGTTCGTCCTCATCGCCTTCCTCTGGACCGGGTACTTCTTCCTCGAAGGCTTCGACTTCGGGATCGGCGTGCTCACCAAGCTGCTCGCCCGGGACCGGCGCGAGAAGCGGGTGTTGATCAACACCATCGGGCCGGTCTGGGACGGCAACGAGGTCTGGCTGCTCAGCGCGGGCGGGGCGACCTTCGCCGCCTTCCCCGACTGGTACGCCACCCTCTTCTCCGGCTTCTACCTCCCGCTGCTGCTGATCCTGGTCTGCCTGATCGTGCGCGGTGTCGCGTTCGAGTACCGCGCCAAGCGGCCCGAGGAGCGCTGGCAGCGCAACTGGGAGCACGCGATCTTCTGGACCTCGCTGCTGCCCGCCGTGCTGTGGGGCGTGGCCTTCGGCAACATCGTCCACGGCGTGCAGATCGATGCCCACAAGGAGTACGTCGGCACCGTGTTCGACCTGCTCAACCCGTATGCGCTCCTCGGCGGTCTGGTCACGCTGGCGCTGTTCACCTTCCACGGTGCGGTGTTCGCGTCGCTGAAGACCGTGGGGGACATCCGGGAGCGGGCGCGCCGGATGGCGGGCGTCCTCGGGCTGATCACCGCCGTGCTCGCGGTCGGGTTCCTGGGCTGGACCCAGGCCGACAAGGGCGACGGCACCAGCCTGATCGCGATGATCGTCGCGGTGGTGGCGCTGGTCGCCGCGCTCGGGGCCAACCGGCTCGGGCGCGAGGGCTGGGCGTTCGCCTTCTCCGGGATCACCATCGTGGCCGCCGTCGCCATGCTGTTCCTGACGCTCTTCCCGAACGTCATGCCGTCGACGCTGAACGAGAGTTGGAGCCTCACGGTCGCCAACGCCTCGTCCAGCCCCTACACCCTGAAGATCATGACGTGGTGCGCCGGCATCGCCGCGCCGCTCGTGATGCTCTACCAGGGGTGGACCTATTGGGTGTTCCGCAAGCGGATCGGCACCCAGCACATCGCCGAAACCCACTAG
- a CDS encoding cytochrome ubiquinol oxidase subunit I, with protein MELALAPETMARWQFGITTVYHFLFVPLTISLAALVAGLETAWVRTGKQKYLKATKFWGKLFLINIAMGVVTGIVQEFQFGMNWSDYSRFVGDVFGAPLAFEALIAFFFESTFIGLWIFGWDKLPKKIHCFCMWMVSIGTILSAYFILAANSWMQHPVGYKYNRATGRAELTDFWKVLTQDTTLVVVFHTLTAAFLTGAAFMVGVAAYHLMRKKHVKVMRTSLRLGLVTLVVAGLLTAVSGDSLGKVMFKQQPMKMASAEALWDTAAPAPFSVFSYGDVAKGHNKVAIEIPGVLSFLAHSDFSSPVPGINDVNKSEQQKFGPGDYRPNIPVTYWGFRWMIGFGMTSFAIGLAGLWLTRKKFWLAPALRTGDEEPPHLALTKNRTLGERLTKWYWRLAFLTLGFPLIANSWGWIFTEMGRQPWVVYGVLRTRDAVSPGVSQGEVITSLVVFTTLYAILAVVEVRLLAKYIKAGPQELSDSDLNPPTKIGGDSTDADRPMAFSY; from the coding sequence GTGGAACTGGCGCTGGCGCCAGAGACTATGGCGCGATGGCAATTCGGCATCACGACCGTCTACCACTTCCTGTTCGTGCCCCTGACGATCTCGCTCGCCGCCCTGGTGGCCGGGTTGGAGACCGCATGGGTGCGCACGGGTAAGCAGAAGTACCTCAAGGCCACCAAGTTCTGGGGCAAGCTGTTCCTGATCAATATCGCGATGGGCGTTGTCACCGGCATCGTCCAGGAATTCCAGTTCGGTATGAACTGGTCCGACTACTCGCGGTTCGTCGGGGACGTCTTCGGTGCGCCACTCGCCTTCGAAGCCTTGATCGCGTTCTTCTTCGAGTCCACCTTCATCGGATTGTGGATCTTCGGCTGGGACAAGCTGCCGAAGAAGATCCACTGCTTCTGCATGTGGATGGTCTCGATCGGCACCATTCTCTCGGCGTACTTCATCCTGGCGGCGAACTCCTGGATGCAGCACCCGGTCGGCTACAAGTACAACCGCGCCACCGGGCGGGCCGAACTCACCGACTTCTGGAAGGTGCTGACGCAGGACACCACCCTCGTCGTCGTCTTCCACACCCTGACCGCGGCCTTCCTGACCGGTGCCGCGTTCATGGTCGGCGTCGCGGCGTACCACCTGATGCGCAAGAAGCACGTCAAGGTGATGCGGACGTCGCTGCGGCTCGGCCTGGTCACCCTGGTCGTCGCCGGACTGCTCACCGCGGTCAGCGGCGACAGCCTGGGCAAGGTCATGTTCAAGCAGCAGCCGATGAAGATGGCCTCGGCCGAGGCGCTGTGGGACACGGCCGCGCCCGCGCCGTTCTCGGTCTTCTCCTACGGTGACGTCGCCAAGGGGCACAACAAGGTCGCCATCGAGATACCCGGCGTGCTGTCCTTCCTCGCGCACAGCGACTTCTCCTCGCCCGTCCCCGGCATCAACGACGTCAACAAGTCCGAGCAGCAGAAGTTCGGGCCCGGCGACTACCGGCCCAACATCCCGGTCACCTACTGGGGCTTCCGCTGGATGATCGGCTTCGGGATGACGTCGTTCGCCATCGGTCTGGCCGGACTCTGGCTCACCCGCAAGAAGTTCTGGCTCGCGCCCGCGCTGCGGACCGGCGACGAGGAACCACCGCACCTCGCGCTCACCAAGAACAGGACGCTGGGCGAGCGGCTGACCAAGTGGTACTGGCGACTGGCCTTCCTCACCCTCGGCTTCCCGCTGATCGCGAACTCGTGGGGCTGGATCTTCACCGAGATGGGCCGCCAACCCTGGGTCGTCTACGGCGTGCTGCGCACCCGTGACGCGGTCTCGCCCGGCGTCTCGCAGGGCGAGGTGATCACCTCGCTGGTCGTCTTCACCACGCTCTACGCGATCCTCGCCGTGGTCGAAGTCAGGCTGCTGGCGAAGTACATCAAGGCCGGACCCCAGGAACTCTCCGACTCCGACCTCAACCCGCCCACCAAGATCGGCGGCGACTCCACGGACGCCGACCGGCCGATGGCCTTCTCGTACTAA
- a CDS encoding cyclophilin-like fold protein, whose product MKIRISWPAGNVIATLDDTPTAAVLLAALPLQSTAHTWGEEVYCDTGLAPALEPDARQVVEPGTVAFWTEGNALALPYGPTPISRGEESRLASPCNVLGRIDGDPRALTTVRAGDALHVQLA is encoded by the coding sequence ATGAAGATCCGCATCTCCTGGCCCGCCGGAAACGTGATCGCCACCCTCGACGACACCCCGACCGCCGCCGTGCTCCTCGCCGCCCTGCCGCTCCAGTCCACCGCCCACACCTGGGGCGAGGAGGTCTACTGCGACACCGGGCTCGCCCCCGCCCTGGAGCCCGATGCCCGCCAGGTCGTCGAGCCGGGCACGGTCGCCTTCTGGACCGAGGGCAACGCCCTCGCGCTCCCCTACGGACCCACCCCGATATCCCGCGGCGAAGAGTCCCGGCTGGCCTCCCCCTGCAACGTGCTGGGCCGCATCGACGGCGACCCGCGCGCGCTGACCACCGTCCGCGCCGGCGACGCCCTCCATGTCCAACTGGCCTGA
- the hisC gene encoding histidinol-phosphate transaminase has product MSEKTPRLRAALDGVPTYKPGRPAAAGGPVAYKLSSNENPYPPLPGVLESAVAAAGSFNRYPDMACTELMAELADRFSVPLTHLATGTGSVGVAQQLIQSTAGPGDEVIYAWRSFEAYPIITQVSGATSVQVPLTSDEVHDLEAMLAAITERTRLIFVCNPNNPTGTVVRRAELESFLDRVPGDILVVLDEAYREFIRAAEGEGGDVPDGIELYRDRPNVCVLRTFSKAYGLAGLRVGFAVAHPEVAAALRKTAVPFGVSQLAQEAAVASLRSEAALLERVDALVADRARVHDALVAQGWTVPASEANFVWLRLGDRTTEFAEACERAGVVVRPFPGEGVRVTIGEKPAMDLFLQAAEEFRKAL; this is encoded by the coding sequence GTGAGCGAGAAGACCCCGAGGCTGCGTGCTGCACTGGACGGTGTCCCCACCTACAAGCCGGGGCGGCCGGCGGCGGCCGGCGGCCCGGTCGCGTACAAGTTGTCCTCCAACGAGAACCCCTATCCGCCGCTGCCGGGCGTCCTGGAGAGCGCGGTGGCGGCCGCCGGATCGTTCAACCGCTACCCCGACATGGCGTGCACGGAGCTGATGGCGGAGCTGGCCGACCGGTTCTCGGTGCCGCTCACGCACCTGGCGACCGGCACCGGATCGGTCGGGGTGGCCCAGCAGTTGATCCAGTCGACGGCCGGTCCCGGTGACGAAGTGATCTACGCCTGGCGGTCGTTCGAGGCGTACCCGATCATCACCCAGGTCTCCGGCGCGACGTCGGTGCAGGTGCCGTTGACCTCCGACGAGGTGCACGACCTGGAGGCGATGCTGGCGGCGATCACCGAACGGACCCGGCTGATCTTCGTCTGCAACCCCAACAACCCCACCGGCACCGTCGTGCGCCGTGCGGAACTGGAGTCCTTCCTGGACCGGGTACCGGGCGACATCCTGGTGGTGCTCGACGAGGCGTACCGCGAGTTCATCCGTGCCGCCGAAGGTGAAGGGGGTGACGTGCCGGACGGGATCGAGCTCTACCGGGACCGCCCCAACGTCTGTGTGCTGCGCACGTTTTCCAAGGCGTACGGGTTGGCCGGGCTGCGGGTCGGCTTCGCGGTGGCGCACCCTGAGGTGGCCGCCGCGCTGCGCAAGACGGCGGTGCCGTTCGGCGTGAGCCAGCTCGCCCAGGAGGCCGCGGTCGCGTCGCTGCGCAGTGAGGCGGCGCTGCTGGAGCGGGTCGATGCGCTGGTCGCCGACCGGGCCCGGGTGCACGACGCGCTGGTGGCCCAGGGGTGGACCGTGCCGGCCTCGGAGGCGAACTTCGTCTGGCTGCGGCTGGGGGACCGGACGACCGAGTTCGCCGAGGCGTGCGAGCGGGCCGGGGTGGTCGTGCGGCCGTTCCCGGGCGAGGGCGTGCGGGTGACGATCGGTGAGAAGCCGGCGATGGACCTGTTCTTGCAGGCGGCGGAGGAGTTCCGCAAGGCGCTGTAG
- a CDS encoding LacI family DNA-binding transcriptional regulator encodes MTAAGKHQVGRSTGRRLGRAGIRDVAAAAGVSITTVSDALNGKGRLPDATRSHVREVADRLGYRPSAAARTLRTGKSGLIGLTVTTYGDEPFTFTEFAYFAEMARAATSAALARGYALVILPATSRHDVWSNVALDGTVVIDPADGDPVVTELVRHGVPVVSDGRPGGTLPVTGWVDNDHEEAVLGLLDHLAEAGARRIGLLTGTTTDTYTRLSTTAYLSWCERVGQDPVYESYPAYDPRAGAVAADRLLARPDRPDAVYGLFDPNGTDLLAAARRYGLRVPDDLLLVCCSESTVYATTEPPITTLSLKPRRIGTAVVQILIDAIEGLDGSCPVEQVIPTDLIVRTSSQRRSPRTTVSPPRGPAGD; translated from the coding sequence ATGACAGCAGCAGGGAAGCACCAGGTGGGCCGGTCGACCGGTCGCCGACTGGGACGGGCGGGCATTCGGGACGTGGCCGCCGCAGCCGGCGTATCGATCACGACTGTCTCCGACGCGCTCAACGGCAAGGGCCGGCTTCCGGATGCCACCCGTAGCCACGTCCGCGAGGTGGCCGATCGGCTGGGCTACCGCCCGTCCGCCGCCGCCCGCACCCTCCGTACCGGCAAGTCCGGCCTCATCGGTCTGACCGTGACCACGTACGGGGATGAACCTTTCACCTTCACCGAGTTCGCGTACTTCGCCGAGATGGCCAGGGCCGCCACCTCGGCCGCGCTGGCCCGCGGCTACGCCCTGGTCATCCTGCCCGCGACCTCCCGGCACGATGTCTGGTCCAACGTCGCCCTCGACGGCACCGTCGTCATCGATCCGGCCGACGGCGACCCCGTCGTCACCGAGCTCGTCCGGCACGGCGTCCCCGTCGTCTCCGACGGTCGCCCCGGCGGCACCCTCCCGGTCACCGGCTGGGTCGACAACGACCACGAGGAGGCCGTGCTCGGCCTGCTCGACCACCTCGCCGAGGCCGGCGCCCGCCGCATCGGGCTGCTCACGGGCACCACCACCGACACCTACACCCGGCTGTCGACCACCGCGTACCTGAGCTGGTGCGAACGCGTCGGCCAGGACCCGGTCTACGAGTCCTATCCCGCGTACGACCCGCGGGCGGGCGCGGTGGCCGCGGACCGACTGCTGGCCCGCCCGGACCGACCGGACGCGGTCTACGGGCTGTTCGACCCCAACGGCACCGACCTGCTGGCCGCGGCCCGCCGCTACGGCCTGCGGGTGCCGGACGACCTGCTGCTGGTCTGCTGCAGCGAGTCCACCGTCTACGCCACCACCGAGCCGCCGATCACCACGCTCTCCCTCAAGCCGCGGCGGATCGGCACCGCCGTCGTCCAGATCCTCATCGACGCCATCGAGGGGCTCGACGGTAGCTGCCCGGTAGAGCAGGTGATACCGACCGACCTGATCGTGCGGACCTCCTCGCAGCGCCGCTCCCCGCGGACGACCGTCAGCCCGCCGCGGGGCCCGGCCGGCGATTGA
- a CDS encoding metallophosphoesterase, which yields MGAQPPGSVPPPGAPSGPPAGPPLAAPSPKSSTPFEQGAPPAPPVAPPAPVAPLPEEYTPTARDLPVIGHTDTLVDHPSVLSVPEPAPAADGLGPLYVVGDVHGYYDELRAALEAEGLIDAEGGWAAGNARLWFLGDFTDRGPDGIGVIDLVMQLSAEAAAAGGYCKALMGNHELLLLGAKRFGDTPVQSGAGTASFHAAWLLNGGQKSDMDRLQDHHIQWMARLDAVMEEDGHLLVHSDTTAYLEYGTSIEEVNDTVHDVLTRSEADEVWDLFRKFTKRFAFRDEAAGAGAVRELLDAYGGTRVVHGHSPIPYLLGEVGAEDGDGDGAAVDGPHVYADGLAIAMDGGITMAGKLLVCQLPLAG from the coding sequence ATGGGGGCACAACCTCCGGGGTCCGTTCCGCCGCCCGGAGCGCCCTCGGGGCCGCCGGCCGGCCCGCCGCTCGCCGCGCCCTCCCCCAAGTCGTCAACTCCGTTCGAGCAGGGGGCACCCCCCGCGCCCCCGGTCGCGCCGCCCGCGCCCGTGGCCCCGCTGCCCGAGGAGTACACCCCAACTGCCCGCGACCTGCCGGTCATCGGCCACACGGACACCCTCGTGGACCACCCGTCGGTGCTGTCCGTCCCGGAGCCGGCGCCCGCCGCCGACGGGCTGGGCCCGCTGTACGTCGTCGGCGACGTGCACGGCTACTACGACGAGCTGCGCGCCGCGTTGGAGGCCGAGGGGCTGATCGACGCCGAGGGCGGGTGGGCGGCCGGCAACGCCCGGCTGTGGTTCCTCGGCGACTTCACCGACCGCGGCCCGGACGGCATCGGCGTCATCGACCTGGTCATGCAGCTCTCCGCCGAGGCCGCGGCGGCCGGCGGCTACTGCAAGGCCCTGATGGGCAACCACGAACTGCTGCTGCTGGGCGCCAAGCGGTTCGGCGACACCCCCGTCCAGTCCGGCGCGGGCACCGCCTCGTTCCACGCGGCATGGCTCCTCAACGGCGGCCAGAAGAGCGACATGGACCGGCTGCAGGACCACCACATCCAGTGGATGGCCCGCCTCGACGCCGTGATGGAGGAGGACGGGCACCTGCTCGTGCACTCCGACACCACCGCCTACCTCGAATACGGCACCTCCATCGAGGAGGTCAACGACACCGTCCACGACGTGCTGACGCGCAGCGAGGCGGACGAAGTCTGGGACCTCTTCCGCAAGTTCACCAAGCGGTTCGCCTTCCGCGACGAGGCCGCCGGCGCGGGGGCCGTCCGGGAGCTGCTCGACGCCTACGGCGGCACCCGCGTGGTGCACGGGCACAGCCCGATCCCGTACCTGCTGGGCGAGGTCGGCGCGGAGGACGGCGACGGCGACGGGGCCGCGGTGGACGGTCCGCACGTCTATGCGGACGGGCTGGCCATCGCGATGGACGGCGGTATCACGATGGCCGGAAAGCTGCTGGTCTGCCAACTCCCGTTGGCCGGCTGA